The genomic window GTAGCGCGACAGGACTTCGTCATGGCCCAAAGCAGCTTCTTCCTGCTCTCCATCACCGTGATCGGCTTCAACATGATCGCCGACCTCCTCTACGGCTACCTGGACCCACGGATCAGGACCAACTGAAGTGCTTATGCGTCGCTACTTGAGTACCGCCTGGCGGCCCATAGGTCGTGAAGTCTCCCGCTTGAAGCAGGATCGCTTGGCACCGATCGGCGCGGTGCTGCTACTTGGCTTCCTGCTGCTGGCAATCTTCGGGCCAGCGCTGGCGCCATACGACCCGCGGGAGGTGCAGGTCAACGAGGTAGGGATCGCGAAGCGACTGGAACCACCGTCGGCTCAGCACTGGCTCGGCACCGAGGCTACCGGCCGCGACGTGCTCAGCCAGCTCCTCGTGGGCGCCCGCGTCGCCGTGCTGGTCGGTTTCGTCGCAGCGCTGCTGGTGGTGGTCATCGGCACCCTCATCGGCCTCTGTGCCGGTTACTTCGGGGGCTGGATCGACGTGGTCCTGATGCGGTTGACCGATGCCGCGTTCGTCGTCCCCACGATCCCGTTCGTGGTCGTCGTGGTAGCGGTCAGTCGACCGTCGCTCACCAGCGTGGTGCTCGCCATAGCCCTCCTGTTCTGGAGGTCCTCGGCGCGGGTCATCCGGGCCCAGACCATGGCCCTGCGCGAACGGCCGTATATCAAGGCGGCCCGTGCGGCTGGCAGCTCTGACGTGAGGATCATCGTTCGACACCTGCTCCCCAATGTCCTGCCGTTGGCCACCCTATACGGCGCCGTAGGCGTGCAGGCGGCCGTCACCACCGAGGCCAGCCTGAGCTTCCTCGGCTTCGGTGACCCCAGCGTCCTCAGTTGGGGCCGGATGCTGCAGTACGCGTTCGCCTCTGGCGCCACCAGGGGCGCGTGGTGGTGGGTCGTGCCCCCCGGGCTGATGATCACTCTGTTGGTGCTGTCCGTCTATCTGGTTAGGCGAGGCTACGAGGACGTGGTGAACCCCCGACTCAGGAGCCGTGCATGAGCGGGGCACCCGCGATCTCGACCTCGTCGGAGCCGGCCGGTCTCCCGGGAACGCTCCTGAGGGTGCGTGGTCTCTCCGTGCGCTATCGGGTCGGAGACGGTGCTGTGGCACGCGCCGTGGACGACGTCAGCTTCGACGTCCCTCGTGACCGCACCGTCGGTCTCGTGGGCGAGTCAGGCTGCGGGAAGACCACCGTGGCGAAGACGTTGCTGAGGCTATTGCCGCCGAACGCGGACGTCGTGGCGGGCGACATGCTCCTCGAGGGCCGTGACCTGTTGGCCCTTGACCCGCAGGAGTTCAGGCGCCTGCGCTGGACTCGCCTCTCCTACATCCCGCAGAACGCCCTCAGCGCGCTGAACCCCGTCTTCAGGGTCGGTGACCAGATGGCCGAGCCGATGAGGGTGCATCGTGGCGTGTCGAAGAAGGAGGCTGCGCGGACCGTCGCGAACGCGCTGGCGAAGGTCGGATTGGACGGCACCGTCGCCTCGGCGTACCCGCACCAGTTGTCGGGAGGGATGAGGCAGCGCGTGCTCATCGCCATGGCACTGGTGTTGGAGCCGGTGTTGGTCGTCGTGGACGAGCCCACGACGGCGCTCGACGTGCTGACACAGCTCGAGGTCTTGAAGGAGTTCAAGCGCGTGCGGGAGCAGTCCTCCACGAGCTTCCTATACGTGAGCCACGACCTCGGGGTCGTGAAAGAGGTGTGCGACGACGTCCTGGTGATGTACGCGGGCAAGCTCGTGGAGCGCGGCCCGGCCGATCGCGTCTTCTCCGGGCCGGCGCACCCGTTCACGATGGGACTCCTCTACGCCGTCCCCGAGTCCCGCGGCGCAGCCCAGCTGGTCTCCATCCCCGGTGCCACTCCCGACCTCCGACATCCGCCGCGGGGATGTCCCTTCGCCGAACGGTGTCCGTTCGCGACCGAGCTGTGCTTGGAGGAGATGCCCGCCTTGCGCTCCGTTGGAGACGGCCAGGAAGCCGCCTGCCACTACGTGGAGCGGTCGCCGGCCTTCCGCGAGGACGCCTCTCGCGCCGAGACCTGGGGCCGCGTAGCGGACCGCCTCCGGTCCGCCCGGGCCCGCGAAGCGGGGAACCCATAATGAACCAAGGTCAGGCGGACGTGGTGATGCGCGTCAGCTCCGTCCAGAAGCAGTTCAGGAGGCGCGGCGTCCGCGGGTCGGTGCTGCGAGCCGTGGACGACGTGAGCATTGCGTTGCGACGCGGCGAGCTGTACGGGCTCCTCGGCGAGAGCGGGTCCGGCAAGAGCACGCTGGCGGAGATCATGGCCGGGCTCCAGTGGCCCACATCCGGGAGCATCCATGTGGGCGACGTCGCTCTGGAGCCTGGCATGCCGCGCAAACAGTGGCGAGAGCTACGCAGGCAAGTGCAGGTCGTGTTCCAGAACCCCTTCGAGAGCGTCAACCCGCGCTTCAAGGTGTCCGAGATCGTGGAGGAGCCGTTGGCGGTGGCCGGGGTGGGCGGTCCCGAGCGGCGGAGGCGTGTGACTTGGGCTCTCGAGCGCGTGGGCCTGCCTTCAGCCAGCGACTTCGCCTCCAGGTTCCCTCATGAGCTCTCGGGCGGGCAGCTTCAGCGCGTGTGCATAGCGCGCGCGTTGACGGTCGACCCAGCGATTCTCATCGCCGACGAGCCCGTGTCCATGCTCGACTTGTCCGTAAGGGCGGGAGTGTTGAGGCTGCTCGATGACCTCAAGCGCACCCAGAACATGGCGATACTGATGATCTCTCATGACATAAGCACGCTGTCCGCGGTCGCGGACAGGCTAGGAGTCATGTACTTCGGCAAGATCGTCGAGGCCGGTCCGGCTGAGGTCCTGATGAGCTCGCCCAGCCACCCGTACCTGAAGGCGCTGCTGGCCGCCGTCCCCACGCTCGGCGACACGCTCCTTGGAGGGGCAGACCGACTGACGCTGTCGGCCGCTACCTTGGAGCGGCCCGCTCGCGGTTGCAGCCTCGCTCCTCGCTGCCCTCTGGCTGAGGACAGGTGCAAGGTGGAGGAGCAGGAGCTTCGCTCACTGAGGTCGCACTCCGATCACGCCGTGCGCTGTTGGAAGGTGCGAGGCGACTCTTGACGGGCACGGAGCTGCCAGACCTATCCATAAGCGAGCTCGCGCCGCTAATCGAGCGGCGCCAGGTCTCCCCAGTGGAGGTCACCGCCGCGGTCCTGGAGCGGATCGAGCGTCTCGACCCGATACTGCACTCGTACATCACCGTCCTGCCAGAGCGTGCGATGGACGAGGCACGTCAGGCAGAACGGGAGATCCTGGCCGGTCGTCACCGCGGGCCCCTACATGGGATCCCCATCGCGCACAAGGACGTGGTCGCCACGAAAGGCGTGCGGACCACGGCTCACTCCCGAGTCCTGCTGGACCACGTGCCCGATGACGACGCCACGGTCGTGCGGCGTCTGGCAGAAGCCGGAACGATACTGCTGGGGAAGCTGAACACCTACGAGTTCGCTTGTGGCGCTACCGAAGTCTTCGGTGTCCCGGTGAACCCGTGGGACACGGGCCGTATCACCGCGGGTTCGAGCGCGGGCTCCGGGTCGGCTCTGGCGGCCGGTCTGGCCTTCGGCGCCACGGGCACCGACACGGGAGGCTCGATCCGGTCACCGGCCTCCTTCTGCGGTGTCGTGGGCCTCAAGCCCACCTACGGTCTCGTCAGTCGCGCTGGAGTGCTACCGCTGTCGTGGTCGCTCGACCACGTTGGCCCCATGGGCAGGCGCGTGCGCGACGTCGGTCTCTTGCTGGCGGCGATCGCCGGCCACGACGCGGCCGACCCGGGCTCTGCCATGCCGTCCGTCGCAGGCACCGTCGGCGGTTCGGCCCGCGGCGGCGATCCGTCCACCGCAGGTCTGCGAGGCGTGCGCATCGGCGTGCCCCGCGACCTGTTCGGCGCCGCGATAGATGCGGCGGTTCGGTCGGCGTTCGATGAAGCGCTGGAAGTGCTCCGGGACCTGGGCGCCTCGGTCACCGCCATCGACCTGCCGGAAGCCTCGCTCACGGCCGCGGCGCAGAAAGGCGTGATGCTGCCCGAGGCCACCTTGGTACATGCGGGATGGCTTCGATCTCGTCCCTACGACTACTCGGCGTCGACCCGCCGGAGGCTGCTTCTCGGCGCCGCGATCAGCGGACCCGAGTACCTCGAGGCACAGAGATTGAGACAGCTAGTGCGGCATGGACTCGCCGTCGCGCTCGAGAGAGTAGACGTGCTCGTGTGGCCCACGAGCGCGCGGCCAGCCCTGACAGTCGATGAGACCCAGGTGCCGGTTGGCTTGCAAACGAGGCTGACGAACCTCACTGGAACTCCATCCCTGTCACTACCCTGCGGCTTCTCTCCCGACGGCCTGCCACTGGCGCTGCAAGTGAACGGCCGTCCCTTCGATGAGGCGACCGTCATCCGTGTGGCAGCTGCCTTCGAGGCCACAACAGGTTTCCACAAGCGACTCCCGGCCGTCGCGGCCGAGGCACCCAAGGTCAAGGGCGAACAGCGTCTCTTCGAGACTCCGGTGGGTCCGATACCTTCCCGCGACAGAGAAGTGCTCGTACGAGACCTGGAGAACGGGTTGCGTCGACTGGAGATACCGCTCCTGCCCGAAGACCGCGAACCCCTCATCAGCGATCTGTATCAGTTCCGCGAAGTCCTACGGCTCGCTGTCGAGGCGTCTTCCGGAAGACTCGAGCCCTCCGTGCACCAGGCGCCGCTGGCGTCGCCAACCCTCGAAGTCGGAGCGGGCGGCGCCGGTCCCGGCCCCAGGTGAGCGGCGTGACCGATGGCCATGCTCAACCATCGGAGGTCCGGGGCGCCCCCCTGACGGCACTTCTGGTCGGAACCGGTGGAGGGATCGCTAAGTCGGCCGATGCTCCAAGGCGCAACGGACCTGCCGTGGTGGTGACTACGGACGGGGCGACGATCCTCTTCGACACGGGTCGCAACGTGCTCGACGGTCTGTTCCGCGTCGGGATCGAGCCCGCTTCCATCACCCACTTGGTGTTCACGCACTACCACAGCGACCATACCGTCGGGCTACCCGACCTTGTACTCTCGACCTGGGTTGCGACAGGAAGGTCCAGGTGGCGGATATTCGGGCCGCCAGGGGCTCGACACCTCTGGCATGGCCTGTTCGGCGAGACCGGGGCCTTCAGGCCCGATATCGATGCGCGCGTGCAAGGGGCCCACAGCAGACAGCTGTTCTTTCAGCGCCTTGGTATGCCACTCGTTCCGCCGGACGCCGACATCATCGAGATCCCGAGCGATGGGTTCGTGGTCGACGAGCCGGGATGGCGCCTCGAGGCGTCGTTCGCGCCCGACCACGTTCAACCGCATCTGATCTCCGTCGCCTACCGCGTGACCACGCCGGCCGGCAGTGTCGTGGTGACTGGCGATACGGGGCCCAGCGAGGCCATCGCCAGGTTCGCGCGCGGAGCAGACCTACTCGTCCACGACTGCACGATCCCGAGTCGCGACGGTACCTACGAGCGAGGCGGGATCCACACAGATCCGGAGGGCCTGGGCCGAGTCGCCGCAGCGGCGGGCGTGAAGGCGGTCGTCGGCACGCACGTCACTCCGGCCAGGGACCGCCCTGAAGTCTTGGACCGTTACCCCGAGCTCGTAGCACGCTCCTTCGCCGGGACCTTCAGAATGGCAGTCGACGGACTTGCCATATCGGTGAGCCCGGACGGTCTGCGGTTGGAGGCTCCCGGCCGGCTGGGTCGCGTGGCCGAGCCTGGGGCGCACCGACGAGGCGAGGGGGCGCCATGACGGTACGGGAGGGGAACGGGACCCCGAACTGGAGCCCGTTCAGGATCGATCGCAGGGCGTCTACGCCCCTCTACCAACAGATCGCGAACGCAATCCGGCACCGCATCGCCACGAACGAGGTGCCTTCCATGAGCAGGGTCCCCAGCGTGCGCGAGATGGCGAAGTTGGCCGAGGTCACGCCGGCGACCATCGCACGCGCCTATCAGCTCCTCAAGGCAGAGGGCCTGCTCGAGACGGTGTCGGGGCACGGCACCGTCGTCGCGGACACTCGCGACATCGAGAACGAGGCCAGGGTGCGTACGAAAGAGGCCATCGCTCGCGCCGTCGATGAGGCCATCACGCCGCTTTTGAACATGCGCTTCGAGCCCCGCGACATCCTCGAGGCAGTCCGGCGCCGGCTTGAAGAGCCGACGACGAGGAACCTGATCGTCGTGGCGGCGGCTCGGCCCGTGGCCCAGAAGTACGTGGGCGTCTTGCGGGGCGCGCTCGATGACCGGTATGAGATCCAGGCGCTGCTCGTTCGTGACATCCAGGCCGGGACCCCCGATGCACTGGCCGCCATCGAAAGGGCTGACAGGTGCGTCACGCTTCTGAGCCTGCACCAGTTAGTGCGCGAGATCATGGCTCCGTTCGGTATCCCGATCTCGCTGATCCTCACGCAGCTATCCCTTGACACCCTGCACGAGCTCGAGTCCCTCTCAGAGAGGGAAGGGGTGCGCGTGGCTTTCGTGGCGGAGGAGTTCTACCGTCCGAGCGTGTTCGCGACGCTGGCGCAGTACATCCCGACTGATCGCATTGAGATCGTCCGCGACCTGGACCCTGCTGCGATCTCGGCCGCGTTGACGGGCGTGGACGTATGTGTTCACACGCTGGGCGTCCAAGAGGTCATGGAGCATGTGGCCTTGGGCAGTACCCGCGCCCTCGAGCTACGGTTCGAGGTCAGGAAGGACTCGCTGGACCGGTTCGTGAAGTTCCTCGCCGAGAACTGAACTAGTGCCGAGTCGCCGGTCGTTAGTTCGGTGCGGCCAGTCGCCGCGAAGCGGCAAGCACGAGGGCGTGCCTCGCGCTCCACGTCTCCTTTACGCGTCCCGCAGCGTCGGGTCGAGGAGGTCGCGCAGGCCGTCGCCGAAGAGGTTGAAGCCCAGTGATGCCAGCAGGATGGCGAGGCCGGAGAAGACCGACACCCACGGCGAGAGGAGCATGGTGTTGCGGCTCTCGGAGAGCATCAGCCCCAGCGACGGCGTGGGTGGCTGCGTGCCCAGTCCGAGGAAGCTCAGGCTGGCCTCCACGAGGACGGCGGTCGACAGCGACAGCGTCACCTGCACCATGAGCGGCGCCAGGATGTTGGGCGTGACGTGCCTGGCGAGGATGCGCGCGGGCGAGGAGCCGAGGGCGCGCGCGGCGGAGACGTAGTCCCAGTTCAGGACGGTCAGGGCGGGCCCGCGGGCGAGGCGCGCGAAGATCGGCGTGTAGACGATGCCGATGGCCAGGCCCGTGTTGAAGCTGCCCGGGCCCAGCACCGCCAGGATCGCGATGGCCAGGAGGATGATGGGGAACGCCAGCAGGATGTCCATGAGGCGCATCAGCAGGCGGTCCACCCAGCCGCCGAAGTACGCCGCCAGCAGGCCGATGAGCCCGCCCATGACGGTAGCCAAGCCCACGGCCCCTAGGCTCACGCCTATCGAGGTCCTGTAGCCGTGGAGGATCCTCGATAGCGTGTCCCTGCCGAAGTTGTCGGTGCCCAGGAGGTGCGCGGCGCTGGGGCCCTGGAAGCGGTCGCGGATGCTCTGGGCCACCGGGTCGTACGGCGAGAGGAGGGGGCCGAAGAGGGCGGCGAGCACCACGATCGAGGCCAGGACGAACCCGATGAAGCCCACCGGGTTGCGGGCCAGGCGGGCGAGGAAGCCGCGCCTGCCGGCGGGGGCGGCGCGCGCGCTCAGGCCGGCCGTGCTGGCGCTCACGCGTACTCCACCCTGGGGTCGATCCAGGCGTAGGCCAGGTCGACGAGGAGGTTCACGAACACGAAGACGGCGGTGACCACGAGGATGATGCCCTGGATGAGCGGGTAGTTGCGCTCGTTGATGGCGCCGATGACAAGGCGTCCCACGCCGGGTATGGCGAACACCTGCTCGATGACCACGACGCCGGAGAGGAGGTAGCCCACCTGGACCCCGATGACGGTGACGACGGGTATGAGCGCGTTGCGCATGGCGTGCTTGTAGAGCACGGTGCGCTCGGTGGCGCCCTTCGACCGCGCGGTGCGCACGAAGTCGCTGCCCAGCACCTCGAGCAGGCTCGACCTCAGGATGCGCGTGAGGCCGGCGACCATCGGCAGGCTCACCGCCAGCACCGGCAGGAGCATGCGCGACAGGTTGCCCCACGGGTCCTGAGCGAACGGCACGTAGCCGATGGACGGCCACGACGGGAACCGCACGGAGAAGAGGTAGAGGAGCATGACCCCGACCCAGAACGACGGCACCGTGAGGCCCACGATCGCCAGCACCCTCACGGCCACGTCGCCCATCGTCCCGCGCGCCCGGGCCGCGATCACGCCGAGCGGGAACGCCAGCACGATCGCGAGCAGGAGCGCGAGCCCCGTGATCTCCAGGGTCACGGGCAGGCGCGAGGCGATCTCGCGGCTGACGGGCGTGCCGGTCCAGATGCTCCGGCCGAGGTCGCCGCGCAGGACCCCCTCGAGCCAGTTCCAGTACTGCACGTGCATGGGCAGGTGCAGGCCGAGCTGCTCGCGCAGGTTCTGGACGCGGTCGGGCGTGATGTCGGTGTTGGCGCCCAGCATGATGGCGACCGCGTCGCCGGGGATGAACCTGATCATCAGGAAGATCAGGACCGACACCCCGAACAGGACGAACAGGAGGTCGCCGAGGCGCCTCAGGACGTACTGGGTCATGTCGCGTCCATCATCTCCGGGCCAGACGTTCCGACCCCTCCCGACACGCTAGCGGCCGAGAGGGGTCGGAGAGTGCGGCGCTAGCGCCCTACTCGAGCGAGGCCTCGCGCAGGTACCGCAGGCCGCGGGTCGGCATCTGCTGGAAGCCCTCGACCTCGTCGGCGATCGCCGTGAACAGCGTGCCGTACGCGATGTGCACGATCGGGCCCTCGCAGGCCAGCTTGCGCTGGAGGTCGGCGTAGATCTCGTAGCGGGCGGCCTGGTCCGTGGTCGTGCGGCCGGCCTCGAGCCACTCGTCCACCTCGGGATCGGAGTACTCGAAGACGTTGGTCGAGCCGCCGGTGATGAAGGTGCGGTGCAGGTAGCCGTCGGGGTCGGAGCTGCCGCCGTTGAGCGAGACGAACATGTCGAAGTTCGAGTTCGTCCAGTCCTGCACGAACTGGCCGAACTCGGCCACGTTCACGTTCGCGTCGATGCCGATCTCGGCGAGCTGGGCCTGCAGCACCTGGGCGGTGTCGGTCACCACCTGGATCGTCCCGAAGGTGAGGATCTCGGTCTCGAAGCCGTCGGGGTAGCCGGCCTCTGCCAGGAGCTGGCGGGCCATGTCGAGGTCCGTCGCGTAACAGGGGAACTCGCCGGTGTCGAGCGCCCACTCCGTGAGGCCGGGGCTCAAGGGGCCGCCGGGGACGGCGTTGCCGAAGTACACGGCGTCGACGATCTCGGCGCGGTCGATCGCGTAGTTGATGGCCATGCGCACGCGCGGGTCGTCGAACGGCTCGCGCGAGACGTTGAGGCCCAGCAGCGTGTAGGCGAGGTCCTGCACGCCCAGCAGCTCGACGCCCGGCACGCCGCGGAGCGTCTCGGCGGTCGCGGGGTCGACGTCGGGGATGAGCTGGTAGGCGCCGGTCCTCATGCCGGCGGCGCGCGTCGAGGCCTCGGGGACGATGTTGTAGCGCAGGCCGTCGAGGACCGGCTGGCCCTCGCGGTAGTAGTCCGGGTTCTTGACCAGGCTGACGTACGTGTCTGGCACGATCTCGTCGAGCATGAACGGACCGGTGCCCACGGCGTGCTGCTGCAGGTCGCCGAACTCCTCGACGACCTCGTGCGGCACCACGTAGAGGTTCGCGAGGTTGCTGACGAACGGCGCGAAAGGCTGCGAGAGCGTGAACGTGACCTCGTACTGGCCGGTGGCGACGGCGGACGCGACCGCGCTGAAGCGGCTCGCCTGGGGCGAGGCGGTGTCGGGGTCGACGATGCGCTCGTACGAGTAGACGACGTCGTCGGCGGTCATCGTGCGGCCGTTGTGGAAGCGCACGCCCTCGCGGAGCTTCACGACGTAGGTGAGGCCGTCGTCCGACACGGTCCAGGACTCGGCGAGCGCCGGCTCCACGGCGAGGTCGGCGTTCAGCTCGACGAGGCCGTCGTAGATCTGCCCGATGACGACGAACGAGGAGAAGGCCGTCACCTTGTGGGGGTCGAGGCCCACGGGCGCCGTGTCCGTGGCGATCTCGAGGACGCCCTGAGCGCCGGCGGCGCCGCCCAGCAGCGCGACCGCCAACAGGAGTGAGGTGGCTAGACGTCTTGCTCTTGCCATGCCCGACCTTCCCTTCGCCGGCCCGCCCCCGCCGAGCCGCTGGCGCATGTGCCACCCCGGAGACCAGGCCCAAGCGCCGATGAGTTGCGTGCCAGGAAGATACCACTAGGAGACCACCTGACCGCTCGACGAGCACTCCCCCGCCGGTGATACGGTGCCGGGCTTAAGGAGGCCGGCACCGTCGAGCCCCTCGGCCGGGCTGCTAGGAGGAGAGAGATGTCGTTCGCTTCCGTCGCGGAGCTAGAGGCGAAGCTGGCGGAGCCCTCGCCGCGGCTCGTGGAGGACATGCGAAGGGTCGAGGGCGACCTGCTCGTCCTCGGCGCCGGCGGCAAGATGGGTCCCAGCCTGGCGATGCTGGCGCGGAACGCGCTCGACGCCGCCGGCAGGCGCGCCGCGGTCACCGCCGTCTCGCGGTTCTCCGACGAGGCCGTGGCCCGCCGCCTGGAGGGCGCCGGCGTGAGGGTCGTGAGGGCCGACCTGTTGGACGAGGCGCAGCTCGCCGCCCTGCCGGACGCGCCGAACGTCGTCTACATGGCGGCCATGAAGTTCGGCACGACCGGCCAGGAGCACCGCACCTGGGCGATGAACACCTACCTGCCCGGCCGCGTGGCCGAGCGCTTCAGGGACGCGCGCATCGTGGCGTTCTCGAGCGGCAACGTCTACCCGCTGACCCCGCTGACCTCCGGCGCGCCCACCGAGGACGACCCCGTAGGACCGGTGGGCGAGTACGCCTGGTCGGTCCTCGGGCGCGAGCGCCTGTTCCACCACTTCTCGCTGCAGCACGGCACCCAGGTCGCGCTGCTGAGGCTGAACTACGCCGTCGAGATGCGCTACGGCGTGCTCGTGGACATCGCGCTGGCCGTGCGCGACGGTCGGCCGGTGGACGTCTCGATGGGCCACGTGAACGTGATCTGGCAGGGCGACGCCAACGAGGTCGCCCTGCGCGCGCTGCTGCACTGCGACTCGCCGCCGCGGGTCATCAACGTCACCGGGCCCGAGACCGCCTCGGTGCGCCGGCTCGCCCTGCGCCTGGGCGAGCGCCTGGGCAGGGAGCCCGTGTTCGCCGGCGAGGAGCAGGGCAGCGCGCTCCTCAACGACGCCTCGCGGGCCCACGCGCTGTTCGGCTACCCGCGCGTCGCGCTGAACACGATGGTCGACTGGGTGGCCGACTGGGTCGCCGGGGACGGCGAGACCCTCGGCAAGCCCACGAAGTTCCAGGTGCGGACGGGCGAGTTCTGATGGCGTTGAGCGACGGCAAGGCCGCGCTGCTGAGGGAGGGCACGGTCATCCCGGCCCACCCGCTGGCGCTGGACGCCGCGAGGCGGCTCGACGAGAGGAGGCAGCGGGCGCTGACGCGCTACTACGCCGCGGCGGGCGCGGGCGGCGTGGCCGTGGGGGTGCACACGACCCAGTTCGCGATACGGGACGCGGGGCTCCTCGAGCCGGTGCTGCGCCTCGCCGCCGCGACCGCGGACGAGGCGGTGCGTGGCAGGCCGTTCGTGAAGGTCGCCGGCGTCCTCGGCGCCCGGGAGCAGGCCCTGCGGGAGGCCGAGCTCGCGGCGTCCCTCGGCTACGACGTCGCCCTGCTGAGCCTCAAGGGCCTCGACCACTCGAGCGAGGCCGACCTGGTGAGGCACGCCGAGGAGGTGTCGCGGGTCCTGCCCGTCATGGGCTTCTACCTGCAGACGGCCGTGGGCGGTAGGCGCCTCTCGCACGCGTTCTGGCGCGACCTCGCCGAGCTGCCCGGCCTGGTGGCGATCAAGGTGGCGCCGTTCGACAGGTACGCGACGCTGGACGTCGTGCGCGCCGTGGCGGCCTCGTCGCGGGCGCACGAGGTGGCGCTCTACACCGGGAACGACGACAACATCGTCGTCGACCTGCTCACGCCGTACCGCGTCGTCGTCGACGGACGCGTCGTGGAGAAGCGCATCGTGGGCGGCCTCCTCGGTCAGTGGGCCGTGTGGACGCGCGTGGCCGTGGAGCTGCTCGAGGAGGTGAAGCGCGTGCGCGAGGGGGACAGCGTGCCCGCCGAGCTGCTCGCGCGCGCCGCGCGCTGGACCGACGCCAACGCCGCCGTCTTCGACGCCGCGAACCGCTTCGCCGGGGTGATCGCCGGCGTACACGAGGTGCTGAGGCGCCAGGGACTGCTCGAGGGCACCTGGTGCCTCGACCCGGACGAGGGCCTCTCGCCCGGCCAGGCCCAGGAGATCGAGCGCGTCTACCGCGAGCACCCCGACCTCACCGACGACGCCTTCGTGAGGGCGCACCTGGCGGAGTGGCTGGCCTGACGGACCCCCCGCGCGACGAGCGCCCTGCGGACGACCCGGGACCGCTAGCTCCCGCGCCGGCGCTCCGCCAGCGCCTCGCGGCGCGCCTCGAGCATGAGGTCCTCGTGCGCGTCGAACACCTCGTCGTTCGAGGCGAGGGACGCGCCGGGCACCGTCGGCGACACGAACGTGGGCAGCTCGATGCCCCTCTCCGCCAGCTTCAGGGCCGCCCTGACGTTGAGCTCCTGGACGAGGGCCATGGCAACGATCGTCGACGCCCCGCCCACGGGGCGGCGCCAGCCCTCCACCGCCACGAGGGCGTCCTCCACGGGGACGCCGGTGTCGATGACGACGTCGGCCACCTCGGCCAGCCGCTTGCCCGAGCTGTGCTCAGGCGGCCGCGAGAGGTTCGCCTTCGCGGTGATCGCCACGACCGTCACC from Trueperaceae bacterium includes these protein-coding regions:
- a CDS encoding ABC transporter permease, with translation MKQDRLAPIGAVLLLGFLLLAIFGPALAPYDPREVQVNEVGIAKRLEPPSAQHWLGTEATGRDVLSQLLVGARVAVLVGFVAALLVVVIGTLIGLCAGYFGGWIDVVLMRLTDAAFVVPTIPFVVVVVAVSRPSLTSVVLAIALLFWRSSARVIRAQTMALRERPYIKAARAAGSSDVRIIVRHLLPNVLPLATLYGAVGVQAAVTTEASLSFLGFGDPSVLSWGRMLQYAFASGATRGAWWWVVPPGLMITLLVLSVYLVRRGYEDVVNPRLRSRA
- a CDS encoding ABC transporter ATP-binding protein, whose product is MDDVSFDVPRDRTVGLVGESGCGKTTVAKTLLRLLPPNADVVAGDMLLEGRDLLALDPQEFRRLRWTRLSYIPQNALSALNPVFRVGDQMAEPMRVHRGVSKKEAARTVANALAKVGLDGTVASAYPHQLSGGMRQRVLIAMALVLEPVLVVVDEPTTALDVLTQLEVLKEFKRVREQSSTSFLYVSHDLGVVKEVCDDVLVMYAGKLVERGPADRVFSGPAHPFTMGLLYAVPESRGAAQLVSIPGATPDLRHPPRGCPFAERCPFATELCLEEMPALRSVGDGQEAACHYVERSPAFREDASRAETWGRVADRLRSARAREAGNP
- a CDS encoding oligopeptide/dipeptide ABC transporter ATP-binding protein: MNQGQADVVMRVSSVQKQFRRRGVRGSVLRAVDDVSIALRRGELYGLLGESGSGKSTLAEIMAGLQWPTSGSIHVGDVALEPGMPRKQWRELRRQVQVVFQNPFESVNPRFKVSEIVEEPLAVAGVGGPERRRRVTWALERVGLPSASDFASRFPHELSGGQLQRVCIARALTVDPAILIADEPVSMLDLSVRAGVLRLLDDLKRTQNMAILMISHDISTLSAVADRLGVMYFGKIVEAGPAEVLMSSPSHPYLKALLAAVPTLGDTLLGGADRLTLSAATLERPARGCSLAPRCPLAEDRCKVEEQELRSLRSHSDHAVRCWKVRGDS
- a CDS encoding amidase, producing MTGTELPDLSISELAPLIERRQVSPVEVTAAVLERIERLDPILHSYITVLPERAMDEARQAEREILAGRHRGPLHGIPIAHKDVVATKGVRTTAHSRVLLDHVPDDDATVVRRLAEAGTILLGKLNTYEFACGATEVFGVPVNPWDTGRITAGSSAGSGSALAAGLAFGATGTDTGGSIRSPASFCGVVGLKPTYGLVSRAGVLPLSWSLDHVGPMGRRVRDVGLLLAAIAGHDAADPGSAMPSVAGTVGGSARGGDPSTAGLRGVRIGVPRDLFGAAIDAAVRSAFDEALEVLRDLGASVTAIDLPEASLTAAAQKGVMLPEATLVHAGWLRSRPYDYSASTRRRLLLGAAISGPEYLEAQRLRQLVRHGLAVALERVDVLVWPTSARPALTVDETQVPVGLQTRLTNLTGTPSLSLPCGFSPDGLPLALQVNGRPFDEATVIRVAAAFEATTGFHKRLPAVAAEAPKVKGEQRLFETPVGPIPSRDREVLVRDLENGLRRLEIPLLPEDREPLISDLYQFREVLRLAVEASSGRLEPSVHQAPLASPTLEVGAGGAGPGPR
- a CDS encoding MBL fold metallo-hydrolase → MTDGHAQPSEVRGAPLTALLVGTGGGIAKSADAPRRNGPAVVVTTDGATILFDTGRNVLDGLFRVGIEPASITHLVFTHYHSDHTVGLPDLVLSTWVATGRSRWRIFGPPGARHLWHGLFGETGAFRPDIDARVQGAHSRQLFFQRLGMPLVPPDADIIEIPSDGFVVDEPGWRLEASFAPDHVQPHLISVAYRVTTPAGSVVVTGDTGPSEAIARFARGADLLVHDCTIPSRDGTYERGGIHTDPEGLGRVAAAAGVKAVVGTHVTPARDRPEVLDRYPELVARSFAGTFRMAVDGLAISVSPDGLRLEAPGRLGRVAEPGAHRRGEGAP
- a CDS encoding GntR family transcriptional regulator, with translation MTVREGNGTPNWSPFRIDRRASTPLYQQIANAIRHRIATNEVPSMSRVPSVREMAKLAEVTPATIARAYQLLKAEGLLETVSGHGTVVADTRDIENEARVRTKEAIARAVDEAITPLLNMRFEPRDILEAVRRRLEEPTTRNLIVVAAARPVAQKYVGVLRGALDDRYEIQALLVRDIQAGTPDALAAIERADRCVTLLSLHQLVREIMAPFGIPISLILTQLSLDTLHELESLSEREGVRVAFVAEEFYRPSVFATLAQYIPTDRIEIVRDLDPAAISAALTGVDVCVHTLGVQEVMEHVALGSTRALELRFEVRKDSLDRFVKFLAEN
- a CDS encoding ABC transporter permease, which translates into the protein MSASTAGLSARAAPAGRRGFLARLARNPVGFIGFVLASIVVLAALFGPLLSPYDPVAQSIRDRFQGPSAAHLLGTDNFGRDTLSRILHGYRTSIGVSLGAVGLATVMGGLIGLLAAYFGGWVDRLLMRLMDILLAFPIILLAIAILAVLGPGSFNTGLAIGIVYTPIFARLARGPALTVLNWDYVSAARALGSSPARILARHVTPNILAPLMVQVTLSLSTAVLVEASLSFLGLGTQPPTPSLGLMLSESRNTMLLSPWVSVFSGLAILLASLGFNLFGDGLRDLLDPTLRDA